One window of the Lepisosteus oculatus isolate fLepOcu1 chromosome 24, fLepOcu1.hap2, whole genome shotgun sequence genome contains the following:
- the clic3 gene encoding chloride intracellular channel protein 3 — translation MAEAAKIELFIKASDDGGSVGNCPFCQRLFMILWLKGINFTLTTVDMKRAPEVLKDLAPGSQPPFLLYNDEVRTDTNKIEEFLEETLAPPLYPKLCCRYKESNMAGDDIFHKFSAYVKNPNPGLNDLLERKFLKSLMKLDQYLLTPLPHELDQNPDIQTSTRCFLDGNELTLADCNLLPKLNIVKVVCRKYRGFEMPAELQGLTRYLEHAYRRDEFRHTCPNDAEILLAYHSVAKYLSR, via the exons ATGGCCGAAGCGGCGAAGATCGAGCTTTTCATCAAG GCTAGTGACGACGGGGGGAGTGTGGGAAACTGTCCGTTCTGCCAGCGGCTCTTCATGATCCTCTGGCTGAAAGGAATCAACTTCACACTGACCACGGTGGACATGAAGAG AGCCCCAGAGGTGCTGAAAGACCTGGCTCCCGGCTCCCAGCCCCCCTTCCTGCTGTATAACGACGAGGTCCGTACCGACACCAACAAGATCGAGGAGTTCCTGGAGGAGACGCTTGCCCCACCTCT CTACCCCAAGCTGTGCTGCCGCTACAAGGAGTCCAACATGGCTGGAGACGACATCTTCCACAAGTTCTCGGCCTACGTTAAAAACCCCAACCCTGGACTGAACGACC TGCTGGAGAGGAAGTTCCTGAAGAGCCTGATGAAGTTGGATCAGTACCTGCTGACACCCCTCCCCCATGAGCTGGACCAGAACCCAGACATCCAGACCTCCACAAGGTGCTTCCTCGATGGCAACGAGCTCACCCTGGCCGACTGCAACCTGCTGCCCAAGCTCAACATTGTCAAG GTGGTGTGCCGGAAGTACCGCGGCTTCGAGATGCCGGCGgagctgcagggcctgacgcGCTACCTGGAGCACGCCTACCGCCGCGACGAGTTCCGCCACACCTGCCCCAACGACGCCGAGATCCTGCTGGCGTACCACTCCGTCGCCAAGTACCTGAGCCGGTAG